The genomic segment TAATACAGCCGGTGTAGAACGCGGCTGATGGGGTGTTTGTGTTCCGGAACCACTCGGGCGGCGGTCATCAACACAATCAACGCCGGCCCGATCGTGATGGAAAGAAACGCCGCCCAGGCCATGGTGACAGCGCGAAGAACAACGGTTTGCCCAGTTGTTTGCACGCCCGGATGATGATTTCCTGTTTCTCCTTCCGGCTCAGTCCGGGCGGCGCGTGTTCGAGGTGCTTGTGGACATTCTCCACCATCACAACGGCTTCGTCGCAAAGCGCGCCGACGGCGATGGCAATGCCTGCCAGCGACATGATGTTCGCGGTCAATCCCAGGTAATACATCGGGATGAACGCGAGCGCCACGGCGATGGGCAACGTGACGATAGCCCGCACCGCGCCGCCGAAATCCAGCAGGAACACAACGACGATGATCGAGACGATGATGGACTCCTCAATGATCGTCCGCGTCAGCGTTTTGATGGAGCGATGGATGAGATCGGACCGATCGTAGGTGGTGACGATTTCCATTCCCGGCGGCAGTGAGGCTTTGACTGCTTCCAGCTTCGCCTTGATGCGCTCGATGACCTGCAGGACGTTCTGGCCGAAGCGGACCACGACGATGCCGCCGACGGTTTCGCCTTCGCCATCCAATTCGCCTGCGCCGCGCCGCATCTCCGCGCCGAGCGTGATGTTCTTGGCCACGTCGCGGAGAAGAATCGGCGTGCCTTTGGCATCCGCGCCCACGACGACCAGGCGGAGTTCTTCGAGCGAACGGATGTAGCCCTGGCCCCGGACTAGATACGTGGTGCCGTAGCGATCCAGTTCGCGTCCGCCGACGTCGTTGTTGGAGGCGCGAACGGAGGAAACGACCTTGGTAATAGGAATGTTGTAGGCGAGCAGTTTGTTGGGATCGATTTCGATTTGATATTGCTTCTGGAATCCGCCGTAGGTCGCCACTTCCGCC from the Verrucomicrobiota bacterium genome contains:
- a CDS encoding efflux RND transporter permease subunit, yielding MEGVAEVATYGGFQKQYQIEIDPNKLLAYNIPITKVVSSVRASNNDVGGRELDRYGTTYLVRGQGYIRSLEELRLVVVGADAKGTPILLRDVAKNITLGAEMRRGAGELDGEGETVGGIVVVRFGQNVLQVIERIKAKLEAVKASLPPGMEIVTTYDRSDLIHRSIKTLTRTIIEESIIVSIIVVVFLLDFGGAVRAIVTLPIAVALAFIPMYYLGLTANIMSLAGIAIAVGALCDEAVVMVENVHKHLEHAPPGLSRKEKQEIIIRACKQLGKPLFFALSPWPGRRFFPSRSGRR